A stretch of DNA from Micromonospora peucetia:
GACGGACACCGGATACGCGCTGACCAACTCCTTCGGCTTCGGCGGCCAGAACGTGAGCCTGCTGCTCGCGCGGGCCGCCCGGCCGAGGGGCTGACGACGTTCCACCCCGGGCGGACCGCGCCCGGACGGCAACCACGGGGGAACCGTGGAAAGGGCTGAGGACATGGACATCCGTGGGATCGACCACATCGAACTCTTCGTCGGGGACGCCCGGCAGGCGGCCTTCTACTTCGACCGGGCGGTCGGCTTCCAGCTGCGCGGCCAGGGCGGCCCCGAGACCGGGCTGGCCGACCAGCGGTCGCTGCTGCTGTGCCAGGCGGACATCCGGATGCTGCTCACCACCGGGCTCACCGCCGAACACCCGGCGTCGCGGTACGTGCGGCGGCACGGCGACGGCGTCGCCGTGGTCGCGCTGGAGGTCGACGACGCCGCCGGCGCGTACGCCGAGCTGGTGCGCCGGGGGGCGGCGGGGGTGACACCGCCGACCACCTTCACCGGCGCGGACGCCGAGGTGGTGACCGCCGAGGTGGGTGGCTTCGGCGACGTGCTGCACCGCCTGGTGTCCCGGCGTGGCGACCCGGGCGAGTTCCTGCCCGGGGCGGTCGAGATGACGCCCCCGGACGGCGGCGGCGGCAAGCTGCTCGCCGAGATCGACCACCTGGCGGTCTGCGTGCCACCCGGGCAGCTCGACGAGACCGTCGGGCGCTACCGGGACGTGTTCGGGTTCGCGGAGATCTTCGCCGAACACGTCGAGGTCGCCGGGCAGGCGATGAAGTCCACGGTGGTGCAGAGCCCCTCGGGGCGGGTCACCCTGGTGCTGCTGGAGCCGGACCGCTCCCGCCGGGCGGGGCAGCTCGACGCGTTCCTGGACCAGCATGTCGGTGCCGGGGTGCAACACCTGGGGCTGCGCACCGACGACATCGTCACCGCCGTCGCCGCCCTCGCCGACCGGGGGGTGCGCTTCGCCGGCACCCCCGGCAGCTACTACGACGCCCTGGAGGCGCGGGTCGGCCCGGTGGACGCGTCGCTGGAGCGGCTGCGTGACCTCGGCGTGCTCGTCGACCGCGACCACGGCGGTCAGCTGTTGCAGATCTTCACCGAATCCATGCACGTGCGCCGCACGCTCTTCCTGGAGCTGATCGAGCGGCGTGGGGCGCGGACCTTCGGCAGCGGCAACATCAGGGCGCTCTACGAGGCCAAGGAACGGGAACTGGCCGCGGCTGGGGCGAACCCCGTCGTGGCCGCGACACCGCAGGAGGTGCGGGCGTGACCGCGACCGAGTTCGAGCTGACACTGACCGTCGAGGAGGAGGCGCTGCTCCCCTCCGAGCAGGACGTGGCGTTCTACGCCGCGCACGGCTGGTACCTGTCGAAGAAGCTGCTCACCGACGACGAGGTGGACGCCCTCACGGCGGCCGCCGACCGCTACTACGACGGCGAGCGGG
This window harbors:
- the hppD gene encoding 4-hydroxyphenylpyruvate dioxygenase, producing MDIRGIDHIELFVGDARQAAFYFDRAVGFQLRGQGGPETGLADQRSLLLCQADIRMLLTTGLTAEHPASRYVRRHGDGVAVVALEVDDAAGAYAELVRRGAAGVTPPTTFTGADAEVVTAEVGGFGDVLHRLVSRRGDPGEFLPGAVEMTPPDGGGGKLLAEIDHLAVCVPPGQLDETVGRYRDVFGFAEIFAEHVEVAGQAMKSTVVQSPSGRVTLVLLEPDRSRRAGQLDAFLDQHVGAGVQHLGLRTDDIVTAVAALADRGVRFAGTPGSYYDALEARVGPVDASLERLRDLGVLVDRDHGGQLLQIFTESMHVRRTLFLELIERRGARTFGSGNIRALYEAKERELAAAGANPVVAATPQEVRA